A genome region from Geodermatophilus bullaregiensis includes the following:
- a CDS encoding ADP-ribosylglycohydrolase family protein — MTAGLHRSHRVAGALVGSAVGDALGAPFEFGPPGAFSARFPLPARGSSTEMCGGGSGDWEPGEFTDDTQMALMVAGSLVENGGLSEPELFDRFVRWAEAEPPDIGNQTRAVLRSGLPWDRAAAEHFARSGHAAGNGSLMRTTPAAIWFSRFGTDATVDAARRISALTHGDPSAGEGCAVFHELLRVALDGGDPLAAVPAALSLVASEHRERWATVLAPDWEPSMATESNGAVWPTLGQAVWALRMGADFAEVLRLVVDLGGDTDTVACVAGGLAGAVYGMGGIPMRWSSVVHGRVPGHGDRVWRLADLQQLAAALDGKPVPSYDPGVIPRIGPVEVLPGIWAGNLDGARYSDEGFAVISLCRLGEPFPHTNHRMAYIADNEHNVDLDVMLADVLDDLTALRAEGHPVLVHCHGGASRTGLVLRGWLVREEGMSVDEATAHVAERWPHLGLWNASFTAALERLADAR; from the coding sequence GTGACCGCAGGACTGCACCGCTCGCACCGGGTGGCCGGCGCTCTCGTCGGCTCGGCGGTGGGTGACGCGCTGGGGGCGCCGTTCGAGTTCGGCCCGCCGGGCGCCTTCTCGGCCCGCTTCCCGCTTCCTGCCCGTGGCTCGTCGACGGAGATGTGCGGCGGCGGGTCGGGCGACTGGGAGCCGGGCGAGTTCACCGACGACACGCAGATGGCGCTGATGGTGGCCGGCTCGCTGGTGGAGAACGGCGGGCTGTCCGAGCCGGAGCTCTTCGACCGGTTCGTCAGGTGGGCAGAGGCCGAGCCGCCGGACATCGGCAACCAGACGCGGGCGGTGCTGCGGTCGGGGCTGCCGTGGGACCGGGCCGCCGCCGAGCACTTCGCGCGGTCGGGGCACGCGGCGGGCAACGGGTCGCTGATGCGGACGACGCCGGCGGCGATCTGGTTCTCGCGCTTCGGCACCGACGCGACCGTGGACGCCGCGCGGCGGATCTCTGCCCTGACCCACGGGGACCCGTCTGCCGGCGAGGGGTGCGCGGTGTTCCACGAGCTGCTGCGGGTGGCGCTGGACGGCGGTGACCCGCTGGCCGCCGTCCCCGCTGCCCTGTCCCTGGTGGCGTCTGAGCACCGCGAGCGCTGGGCGACGGTGCTCGCGCCGGACTGGGAGCCGTCGATGGCGACCGAGTCCAACGGCGCGGTGTGGCCGACGCTCGGGCAGGCGGTGTGGGCGCTGCGGATGGGTGCGGACTTCGCCGAGGTGCTGCGGCTGGTGGTCGACCTCGGCGGCGACACGGACACCGTCGCGTGCGTGGCCGGCGGGCTGGCCGGGGCGGTGTACGGGATGGGCGGCATCCCCATGCGGTGGTCGTCGGTGGTGCACGGGCGGGTGCCCGGGCACGGGGACCGGGTGTGGCGGCTGGCCGACCTGCAGCAGCTGGCCGCGGCGCTGGACGGCAAGCCGGTGCCGTCGTACGACCCGGGCGTCATCCCACGGATCGGGCCGGTGGAGGTGCTGCCGGGGATCTGGGCGGGCAACCTCGACGGGGCGCGGTACTCGGACGAGGGGTTCGCGGTCATCTCGCTGTGCCGGTTGGGCGAGCCGTTCCCGCACACCAACCACCGGATGGCCTACATCGCCGACAACGAGCACAACGTCGACCTCGACGTGATGCTCGCCGACGTCCTCGACGACCTGACCGCGCTGCGCGCCGAGGGCCACCCGGTGCTGGTGCACTGCCACGGCGGGGCGTCGCGGACCGGGCTGGTGCTGCGCGGCTGGCTGGTGCGCGAGGAGGGGATGTCGGTCGACGAGGCGACGGCGCACGTGGCCGAGCGCTGGCCGCACCTGGGTCTGTGGAACGCCAGTTTCACCGCCGCGCTGGAGCGGCTCGCCGACGCCCGCTGA
- a CDS encoding VOC family protein, whose protein sequence is MTATAQGRPALKGFHHVSITATDLDASVAWYQRVLGLQPLPMTFPHYGSEDSGHAIVLLEPEQGWAIGIHHNVANSGTPADETVTGLDHVALAVATREDLDAWAAWLDGMGVQHAGVTDTTDPMPYSVLVFRDPDNIQLEMVHLPT, encoded by the coding sequence ATGACCGCCACAGCACAGGGTCGCCCGGCTCTGAAGGGCTTCCACCACGTCTCGATCACCGCCACCGACCTCGACGCCAGTGTCGCGTGGTACCAGCGTGTCCTGGGTCTGCAACCCCTGCCCATGACGTTCCCGCACTACGGCTCGGAGGACTCCGGACACGCGATCGTGCTGCTCGAGCCGGAGCAGGGGTGGGCGATCGGCATCCACCACAACGTCGCGAACTCCGGCACGCCGGCGGACGAGACGGTGACCGGGCTCGACCACGTCGCGCTGGCGGTGGCGACCCGGGAGGACCTCGACGCCTGGGCTGCGTGGCTCGACGGCATGGGCGTTCAACACGCAGGGGTCACGGACACCACCGATCCCATGCCGTACTCGGTGCTCGTCTTCCGCGATCCGGACAACATCCAGCTGGAGATGGTCCACCTCCCGACCTGA